From Syntrophales bacterium, the proteins below share one genomic window:
- a CDS encoding NYN domain-containing protein yields the protein MTPCRTYVYIDGFNLYYRAVKGTPYKWLDLKTMIAHLLGPQHNITAIKYYTALVSGRLDPHQPIRQKTYIRALETYIPEISVHYGHFLSHEVSAPIANSNPLKFARIIKTEEKGSDVNLSVHLLNDAWLDQYDCAVVISNDSDLAEAMRIVKQQLHKTVGIISPVSRASHELCQHATFMKTIRKGVLSISQLPDPIPNTSIHKPTSW from the coding sequence ATGACACCTTGCCGTACATACGTCTATATCGATGGCTTCAACCTTTACTACCGCGCGGTGAAGGGCACGCCGTACAAATGGCTCGATCTGAAGACCATGATTGCCCATCTCTTGGGACCTCAGCACAACATCACGGCCATTAAATACTATACCGCCCTGGTCAGCGGTCGCCTGGATCCACACCAACCCATACGCCAAAAGACCTACATCAGAGCGCTGGAGACATATATCCCCGAGATAAGCGTTCACTACGGGCACTTTCTCAGCCATGAGGTCAGCGCGCCTATTGCCAATTCCAACCCCCTCAAGTTTGCCAGGATCATAAAAACGGAAGAAAAGGGCTCCGACGTCAATCTTTCCGTTCATCTTTTGAATGATGCATGGCTGGATCAATATGATTGTGCCGTGGTCATTTCCAATGATAGCGATCTGGCGGAAGCCATGAGAATCGTCAAACAGCAACTTCACAAAACGGTTGGAATCATAAGCCCTGTCAGCAGGGCGTCGCATGAACTCTGCCAGCATGCCACTTTTATGAAAACCATCAGAAAAGGCGTCCTGAGCATATCGCAATTGCCCGATCCGATTCCCAATACATCGATCCATAAGCCGACCTCCTGGTAA
- a CDS encoding phage/plasmid primase, P4 family, whose translation MGLAAKHLGESRCAEIARTLFTVTLTEEAKGEIHGLCPIHGEKNPSFAYNFKKDVYHCLACGADGDLLRLWSEVKGLGQKEGFKAFCEEFGISLGQGDTEAGNRRRGGVGAADEVVLDPVLVHRRMLEAWEKFLPLPDTYQERLARTRGWSREIMALMDLRLQTQGMDRKTGDLFNLKTAERIAIPIRDSAGDLVNIRRYLPGAQKFKILSWAKSTGSARLYPAAPDPDGIVLLCEGESDTLCAISHGFNAITQTSKLKNWPPNQLADFQDRDVVIAYDADQPGQKYARFAGDSLAIAAKSIRMLQWPSFMGVDESGGVSKDHGQDLTDYFVQHKRTIDDFRKLLDKATPWPPAPVPLSAEPAEDGTLQDENDVLQFFDHGVNKRFSFKPRLLAERIINDIPLLFCEETGETYRWNGKFWEEYSETHVKNAAIKLLRKESQKGRIEDAVFQVKTLVTIPHGRKLNDQEDWICLQNGILNLVSYELRPHDRDAFFTSALPVSFNPDSDDRCERWESFLLETIETAGPIAQLQEFFGYCLVRHVKYEKCLFLLGPGEDGKSKCLNVLKEMLGEINCAAVAFADLEKEFHRSSLYHKMLNISTEIGAQAIESPYFKAITSGDPISAAFKNVDNFTFSPYVKLAFAGNSLPRVRDNSHGYFRRFMPIKFKNQFLEDDPRRDPDLMDKLKGKLSEIFIWSLCGLKRLTDQKRFTNCDETKLLMQQYRRSNNPILCYIEDECVLGPDEVCTTDDLYSDYKTYCGRNGYSPLNKENFFRELYVAQASLKRYRPNNHGERENKVRGIGIVGKFNE comes from the coding sequence GTGGGGCTTGCTGCTAAACATCTTGGGGAATCGCGCTGCGCGGAGATTGCCCGCACCCTGTTCACCGTCACCTTGACCGAAGAGGCCAAAGGCGAGATCCACGGTCTCTGCCCGATCCACGGCGAGAAAAACCCCTCCTTTGCCTACAACTTCAAAAAGGACGTCTACCACTGCCTCGCCTGCGGGGCCGACGGCGATCTGCTTCGCCTCTGGAGCGAGGTCAAGGGCCTCGGTCAAAAGGAAGGTTTCAAGGCCTTTTGCGAGGAATTCGGCATTTCTCTTGGGCAGGGGGATACAGAAGCTGGGAACCGGCGCCGGGGGGGTGTGGGTGCGGCGGATGAGGTTGTACTGGATCCGGTACTGGTGCACCGTCGGATGCTTGAAGCATGGGAGAAGTTTCTCCCGCTGCCCGACACGTACCAGGAACGCCTGGCCAGGACGCGCGGCTGGAGCCGTGAGATTATGGCCTTGATGGATCTGCGTCTGCAGACGCAGGGAATGGACCGTAAAACGGGCGATCTTTTCAACCTCAAGACTGCGGAGCGGATCGCGATTCCGATCCGGGACTCCGCCGGCGACCTCGTGAACATTCGCCGCTACCTGCCAGGTGCGCAGAAATTCAAGATTCTCTCCTGGGCAAAATCAACGGGTAGCGCGCGTTTGTATCCCGCGGCGCCGGATCCGGATGGAATCGTTCTTTTGTGCGAGGGGGAATCGGATACGCTGTGCGCGATATCGCACGGTTTTAACGCCATCACTCAGACATCCAAGCTTAAGAACTGGCCTCCGAATCAGTTGGCGGATTTCCAGGATCGGGACGTCGTGATCGCATACGACGCCGATCAGCCCGGTCAGAAGTATGCCCGGTTCGCCGGCGACTCCCTGGCCATAGCGGCAAAGTCGATTCGCATGCTCCAATGGCCTTCCTTCATGGGCGTCGATGAATCCGGAGGGGTTTCGAAGGATCACGGACAGGATCTGACTGATTATTTCGTTCAACACAAGCGGACGATCGATGATTTCCGCAAACTCCTCGACAAAGCCACCCCCTGGCCCCCGGCCCCCGTTCCCCTTTCAGCGGAGCCCGCCGAAGACGGCACTCTGCAGGATGAAAACGATGTCCTCCAATTCTTCGATCACGGCGTCAATAAACGATTCTCCTTCAAACCCCGCCTGCTGGCGGAACGGATCATAAATGACATTCCGCTGCTCTTTTGTGAGGAAACAGGGGAAACGTATCGCTGGAACGGCAAGTTTTGGGAGGAGTACTCCGAAACACATGTTAAGAATGCGGCGATAAAGCTGCTCAGGAAGGAATCACAGAAGGGGCGCATCGAGGATGCCGTCTTTCAGGTAAAAACCCTCGTGACAATCCCGCATGGGAGAAAGCTGAACGATCAGGAGGACTGGATCTGCCTGCAGAACGGCATCCTGAATCTGGTCAGCTATGAACTGCGTCCCCATGACCGTGACGCCTTTTTTACGAGCGCCCTGCCTGTTTCATTCAACCCCGATTCCGACGATCGATGCGAACGGTGGGAGAGTTTTCTCCTGGAGACCATTGAAACGGCCGGGCCGATCGCACAGCTACAAGAGTTTTTTGGCTACTGCCTGGTGCGGCACGTGAAATATGAAAAGTGCCTCTTCCTACTCGGCCCTGGTGAAGACGGGAAGAGCAAGTGCCTGAACGTCCTGAAAGAGATGCTCGGGGAAATCAACTGCGCCGCGGTTGCGTTCGCCGATCTGGAGAAGGAATTCCACCGATCGAGCCTCTATCATAAGATGCTCAACATCTCGACGGAGATCGGCGCCCAAGCGATCGAAAGCCCCTATTTCAAGGCCATCACGAGCGGCGATCCCATAAGCGCCGCTTTCAAGAACGTCGATAACTTCACCTTTTCGCCATACGTGAAACTGGCCTTCGCGGGAAATAGCCTTCCCCGGGTCAGAGACAACAGCCACGGATATTTCCGCCGCTTTATGCCCATCAAATTCAAGAATCAATTCCTCGAGGATGATCCCCGCCGCGATCCGGATCTGATGGATAAGCTGAAAGGCAAGCTATCGGAGATCTTTATCTGGTCCCTGTGCGGGCTGAAAAGACTGACCGATCAGAAGCGGTTCACCAACTGCGATGAAACCAAATTGCTGATGCAGCAGTACCGCCGGTCCAACAATCCCATCCTCTGCTACATCGAGGACGAGTGCGTCTTGGGGCCGGATGAGGTGTGTACGACCGACGATCTGTATTCCGATTATAAGACCTACTGTGGCAGGAATGGGTATAGCCCTTTGAATAAGGAAAACTTCTTCCGGGAGCTCTACGTGGCCCAGGCGAGCCTTAAACGATACCGGCCGAACAATCACGGCGAACGTGAAAACAAGGTGCGCGGCATCGGAATCGTGGGGAAATTTAATGAATAG
- a CDS encoding phosphoadenosine phosphosulfate reductase family protein: protein MTSHRPLVVFSDSGLEYPETLPFVEEVCRSYGAELHVAPAPRTPEDQWRRQGWPMLGKLAARIWMQKHRGRGFGFKLDVSSCCRNMKIVPCRRLTRKLGCTLQFTGQRGGQDDILRGLRAIKDGATHYVKADKLAICNPLLGWTDMMGRRYIRCQGLPVHPAKARGAVTIGCVCCGGGSQFTASAFRILRRVWPEAWRRYIVEDAMGEIILAVKYDRPLAIVRQAIEGLGGLKALATERPWVFDFTSRSPLPGYEK, encoded by the coding sequence ATGACCTCCCACCGCCCCCTGGTCGTCTTCTCCGACTCCGGCCTGGAGTATCCGGAGACGCTTCCGTTCGTCGAAGAGGTCTGCCGGTCTTACGGCGCCGAGCTCCACGTCGCCCCCGCGCCACGCACCCCCGAAGATCAGTGGCGCCGGCAGGGATGGCCGATGCTTGGCAAACTCGCCGCCCGGATCTGGATGCAGAAGCACCGCGGCCGCGGCTTCGGCTTCAAGCTGGACGTCTCCTCCTGCTGCAGGAACATGAAGATCGTACCATGCCGCCGCCTCACCAGGAAGCTTGGTTGCACGCTTCAGTTCACCGGCCAGCGCGGCGGCCAGGATGACATACTTCGAGGCCTCCGGGCGATCAAAGACGGCGCCACCCACTATGTAAAGGCTGACAAACTTGCCATCTGCAATCCGCTCCTTGGATGGACCGACATGATGGGCCGCCGCTATATCCGCTGCCAGGGCCTGCCCGTACACCCGGCCAAAGCCCGCGGCGCCGTCACGATCGGCTGCGTCTGCTGCGGGGGAGGCTCCCAGTTCACCGCGAGCGCCTTCCGGATCCTCCGCCGTGTCTGGCCGGAGGCATGGCGGCGCTACATCGTCGAGGATGCCATGGGCGAGATCATCCTGGCAGTCAAATATGACAGACCGCTGGCCATCGTCCGGCAGGCGATCGAGGGCCTCGGGGGACTAAAGGCCCTCGCAACCGAGCGTCCCTGGGTGTTCGACTTCACCTCCCGGTCGCCGCTGCCCGGATATGAAAAGTAA
- a CDS encoding ParB N-terminal domain-containing protein → MPEVHCAHDKMVAIGELKPNPRNPNIHPEKQIILLARIIEAQGWRSPITVSNLTGLIVRGHGRYEAARWLECAEVPVDFQDYASEAEEWQDLLADNRIAELSQVDDDLLCSILQDIDLDVELAGYDTKFVAELLARKEVGELRREILAEEEYQEARNTADRIIEAMTEKVRRLADTDPERLNSAVAVVIQKGRGNQTLFFLADPNTADAVTELRRLADAEEHSPLESLMEAAAP, encoded by the coding sequence ATGCCTGAAGTTCATTGCGCGCATGACAAGATGGTGGCGATCGGAGAGCTGAAGCCGAACCCACGGAACCCGAATATCCACCCCGAGAAGCAGATCATTCTTCTGGCCAGGATCATCGAGGCCCAGGGATGGCGATCGCCGATCACGGTCAGCAACCTGACGGGGTTGATCGTCCGCGGCCATGGCCGTTATGAAGCCGCCCGCTGGCTTGAATGCGCTGAGGTTCCTGTCGATTTTCAGGATTACGCGAGCGAGGCCGAAGAGTGGCAGGACCTCCTCGCCGACAACCGGATCGCCGAGCTTTCCCAGGTTGATGACGACCTCCTCTGTTCGATCCTGCAGGACATCGATCTGGACGTCGAGCTCGCCGGGTACGACACCAAGTTCGTCGCCGAGCTGCTCGCCCGGAAGGAAGTCGGCGAACTGAGACGGGAGATCCTCGCCGAGGAGGAATACCAGGAGGCGCGCAACACGGCTGACCGGATCATCGAGGCGATGACCGAGAAGGTCCGCCGCCTGGCCGATACCGATCCCGAGCGCCTGAACTCCGCGGTCGCGGTCGTCATCCAAAAAGGCCGCGGCAACCAGACCCTCTTCTTCCTGGCCGATCCGAACACCGCCGACGCCGTGACTGAGCTCCGCCGCTTGGCCGACGCAGAGGAGCATTCACCACTTGAATCCCTGATGGAGGCGGCCGCCCCATGA